From the Echeneis naucrates chromosome 7, fEcheNa1.1, whole genome shotgun sequence genome, the window TGAAACTGTTCTgtccaacaaaaataaagatctTAGGCCGTGTCTGTTACATTGAAATGAACAGACAATGACTGGATGATAGTGAAGCATTACAGATGTCTTTTTAGGACAAAGTCAAACTGGACATCTGCTGCTGATAAGCCAACTTTCGGGTTCATGGCATTACgagtatattttgtttttaatatttcaaagcaAAAGGCAGTTAGAGGTGAAACACCAACTGCAGCAGGAGTTGAAACAACTGGCTGTATAAGAGGAGCATGTGGCTTTGCATTTATTATGCCTATTCATGCTCAGTGATTCCAAATCCTGAATCCTCCAAGCATCCTCAAAGGCAGACACCTCCCTCTCCTGGCAGAAATTTCCATCTTCCTCTAACAGCTCTCGTCTTTATTTCACACAACGGCTTCAACAAAATtaatagcttttttttccccccttcctaAAATGATActagctgtttcttttttctttcttttgcccAAAGTCCATAGTTAGGTGGCTGTGAAGTGGCCCCGGTTCGGTCTTTCACATGTTGCCTCTCTGTGAACTGTGGCTGTAAAGAGCCTGAACCCCTTGATCCACGTGCCTCTATTTGCAGGCACCCggtgaaaaaaatcaaaaggtGCAGGACGGGGTCGGCTTGCTCCTTCTCTCCACAACATGAAACAACCAGACAGAGCCTTGTACAATTATCCCCTCGCCTCACCTCACCCTTAAAGCTCTTGTACTGATTTCTTTAGTGTGAGCAGCAgcctttcttctccctctcctgcacAAACACGAAACCAAAAAGCCAACAGTCAGCCGTtgtaaaaaaagattaatacactatttaaaatcaaatgGGGACAACTCAAACCTTCTTAAACTTATGTGCTTTCcaaaagaatcttttttttttttaaacaatcctCCTATGGTTCATTAACAGCAAAGTACAAAACTGCAACCAAGCACTTTTTTGAGGTCCTAAATCCAGTTCCGTGCTTCCATTTAATCTGACTTCCACTTCATTTGTGAAGCAATACATGTATTTGACATCTGAAGTTATGAGTCACACTATAAATAAGACGTTATTTCCAATAAAACACTGGATGAGCTTATAATAACAAATTTCAGTGCATTCAACCAGCTGCTTGGTTTACCTCTTCCAGAGCTGGATATTCATGGCATCAGCTGAGACACCTTCCAACCTCTGAAATGCTCTGATTTTAATATTTGCGAGATGTCAATGAAGTGCTGCTTTGATTTGAAAGTAAATAAAACGAACCAAATATATAGACAGAACTGATAAAACAGTTGATTCACCATCTGTCCACCAGTTTTCACCAAATACCTTTGGCTGAAATTCTTTTTAGCATTTTGTATCAGTTCCAACATATAATGTTTTGTAACTgatgtagtttttctttttcacgtGGCATACAGTAGTTATGAATTGGGACTCCTGGGGAATCCCCCAGGGGTCAGTTCTTGGACCCCTTCAGTTCAATCTGTATATGCCCCCTCTGTGTCAAATGTTAGAGAACTTTAATACCATTTATCACAGCTGTGAATATGCCACAACTTTATGTCTCGGTCCCCAGACGACTGCAGCCCATTAGACTCACTGTGTCACTGTTGGTGGTTAATAAAcaacttcaattaaaaaaaggataaaactgaaattattctctttggcaacaaagagaagaggTTCAGTGTTTGTAACCTTAGTGCGTTAATTGACTCAGATCAGACTTTCAACAGCCACCAACTCAAAAACGTGACCAGAATGAAAAGTTTTGTCATCCCAAAGAGACCAGGAGAAGCTCATTCACACGTTCATCTTCATAAATTCAATTACTGTAATGGTCTTCTGACCGGACTCcccaaaaggagcattaaatggctgcagttcatccagaACGCTGCTGCTGAGGTCCTAACCAGAATAAAGCGATCAGAGAATATTACACCAGTTCTTCACACTTTACACTGCTACTAGTTTACAAATCACAGAACAGTTTGGGACCAGAATACATCTTTGATATGCTAAGAGAGTATAAACCGAGCAGGGCTCTTAGATCCATGGAGTCAGGTCAACTAGTCCAGACCAGTCACTGtccttacttttctctgtatgtaaCGCACACTGAACCTTTGCACCTCTGTGTTtgaaatatgttaaaataaacttgccttgccttacACAGTTCTATTATATGCCAtgtgtactctgtgtgtgtcttcactcTTAAGTGCTTcagaaaatgaatataaaaatgtgacGCTCTTCGGAAGTACTGAGATTTTTATCAGGAGACAGAGCCAAGATTTGTCTGATCAATATTGACGTGCTCCTCATTAAGAAAAGATCTTGTTGTACCTCCAGGATGAAAGATgagatttaattttctttatcaAGATGAAAGGAGGGATTTCATTTTCAAGATTAATTACAGTTtccaaatttaatttgaacatcGGAGGGAAAAGAGGTATTGCATCATGTTTCGGCACGGAGTTGCGTGTTGTTTGTGGAACAGGATGTGAAAAGAGCAAGAAAAGTACAGATCTAAACGTTCTCAAGCCTGGGACATCAGTGCTTGAATGGCTACTGACTACGTCCACAGTTACGCTGATGGTGAAATGTTGAGCCAACTTCCAATGTAATGCAAGGCTTTTGCTGATGCCCCCGTTAGCTGTTGTATAGAGGCACCACCCTGTCTATTGTTGCCCTGCAGATGGGGCATTTCTTTGGCTCTGGCAGAGCGTCGTAGCACCGTGCACAGGCGCACACATGACCGCATTCGAGGAACACGCAGGAGCGTTCCCGGCTCAGGCAGACGGTACAGCTGGTGGGCGATACGCTGCTTTCCTCTATTTTAAGTTCTCGCAGgcgttttctctgctgctccttgAACTCCTCCAGCAGGATCTTTTCCTTCTTGCTCTCCCTGCGCTGCACGTATTGCTTCCACAGGATGAAGACAAGCATGGAGCAGGCAGTGACCCCGAAGACGAGAGTCAGAATCCTCCACAGTCTGACGCTGTTCCCCTGCTTCCTCAGGAGAGACTCGTAGTCGAGCCGGGTGAGGAAATAACGGAAGCCCTGCTTGGGGGGCTGGAGCTTGATCAGGCTGTTATCCAGCACCAGCTCTCCCACCCCTGTGACGCTCTCTCCCAATCGCAGCATCTCCTCGGTTTCGTGTATGCCCTTGGGGCGTTCCCCGCTGATGAAGTGGCCGATAACACTGGACAGGGACTGGACTGAGGGATGGAAGTTCTCGTAGGTGGTCTCCAAGTCCAACTCTGCAGCGTCTAGCGGACGAATAATCCGGACTGTGGTGGTGATATTTTCGTCATGTGATCCAAGGGCAAAAGGGACAGTGTTGGTGCGCTGGTGGATGACTTTCTCTGTGCTGTTCCTGTGCAGAAATATATACCACTTAATGTTGAGGTgcaaagaaattattattatattacttTCATTGTTAATTCatcaggttagggttagggttaataaCACCAACAAATGTAGATTTTCATCTTATGATGATACAAACATGAGAAAATACAGCCACAATCATATTGAAGTCAGAGCAACAAGAACATTTTTGCTGATTGATTATTAAAGATCATTTaagtcatttctttttcattttctctccttctgtaaACAAGTACATAAAAGACATTTTAGTCATTTTAGAGAAAGATCTGGGATGTAAACTTAGAtaagaaaacattaaacagcTACAATTTATCGGAAGGCGGCTGTTAGGGTTCTGACGACAACaaaaatttcaattttaattctCTAGGGCCCCTCAGGCCAGGGCTCAAGAGTTCCTTTTCTTACTTTTTGTCTACAAAAGACTAAATGGTCCTACCCTGAAAGATATTTGTGAGATGTGTGATGTATATATGCCAATAAGGAATaatctgcattttaaaacagcttCATGGTTCACTTTTTACTTCTTTAATTTCTGTTTAGGACATCGACAGGCCTCTGTGCATGATAATGTACCCTACAAATTAACTTGCCTTGTCTGTGTAGTGTATATAATTAGCAATCTAGTCCGCTAGCTTTTTGCAGGTTAACATGCATTTAGTGGTTTGGTCAATAGTCTAAAGTACGGGACAAGATGCAAGTTCCTGTTTGTCAGTTAAATATGGGGGAGACTTTATCAGGAGAGCAAATGTGAAAATGCTAATGTTGTTCAATAGCTGTGGCTCGTGCTGTGAGGGCTTGTGGAACGGTGACAGTACAGCTTTATGCTTTATGAAGTTGGGTTTAACAACACAGCACTTAACTGTTTTATGGGCTCCATATTGCCTCCTGAGTGTCCTCGCTAAATCCAGAACACTATTAA encodes:
- the mul1 gene encoding mitochondrial ubiquitin ligase activator of NFKB 1, which produces MDSSGKPSTAQIVVLATSSALTALFYSIYRSRATTVARLKEAKKVSIDQDLRNLLSETPGRCVPYAVIEGVVRNVKESLSSQFVENCKGVIERLTLKEEKMVWNRTTHLWNSTEKVIHQRTNTVPFALGSHDENITTTVRIIRPLDAAELDLETTYENFHPSVQSLSSVIGHFISGERPKGIHETEEMLRLGESVTGVGELVLDNSLIKLQPPKQGFRYFLTRLDYESLLRKQGNSVRLWRILTLVFGVTACSMLVFILWKQYVQRRESKKEKILLEEFKEQQRKRLRELKIEESSVSPTSCTVCLSRERSCVFLECGHVCACARCYDALPEPKKCPICRATIDRVVPLYNS